The DNA segment CTCACCACCAGATCAACAGCCACATGCGCGTCATCACCCGGCTGCACCAAGGAAAAGTCAAAGTAGAGGTCGGAGCTGGTTTCGTTGCATTGATGCAATGAAACCGTCAACGCGTTGGCGCCCACGCGCAACAGATGCGCCACGTCGGCAGACCGGCTGAAGTACGTGTTCTGATCGGGTGAACCGGCGATGCCCGCCGAGTAAGTACCGTAGGTGTCCGGCCCGAAATTCATGTTCTCACGCAGGATTTCCGTGCCGTTGAGATAAACCACCGCGCCGTCGTCGCGCAAAATTTCCATGAGCAACGCGGGATTGGCATTCGTGGCGGCCACCGTGAATGTCGTCCGAAAATAGGTGGTGGTGACCTGCGGGCCGGACGAACCGCTGACGTACCGGCGGGTGACGGTGGCCACCGGATTCGCGGGGGCCGCGCCCGCAAAACCGAGAGTGGCCGGTCCCTGCGCCCAACCGCCATCGGAATAGCCGACCTCGCGCCAGCTCACACCACCCAGGTTTGGGGGTTCGGTGCCGAAGTCGTAATAGCGCCAGTTCGCGCCGCGGGCGATCAGGGTTTGCGGCCCCGTGGGCGGATTGGTGGTGGTGACCAAAAAGGCGGCGGGATTGATGGTGCCGTCCGGCAGGCGCGGGTCCGTTCCATTAGTCGTGTAGTAAAAGGTGGTCGGGGCGGAGATGTGCAGGGTCGAACCGTTCGGAACGGTTTGGTTCATGGCGGAATAAGCAGGTGCAGCAATCGCGGGAAACCAGCCGCGGGCCCGGAATTGGCCAACGACAATGTCGCGTCGTTGCGTGAGATAGTTGTTGAGCACCTCGTTACACGCGGGAAGCCAGGTGCCATCGCGAGTCTTGCCGCGACCCCAGCGGGCCGATTCGCCAATGACCGCCAGATCAATCTCGTTCATGCGGCTGAGGAAGCGATTTTGCGCGTTGGCCGGCGTGAGCGCGCCATCGCCGAAGAGATGCTTTTGCACCAAATCCGCAAAGCGCCGGCGATACTCCGGATGCTGAATCAGGCGCAAGTGAAGGGTGGCCGGATTGAACCGATATTGTTCGGTAAAGGATTCACCGGCGGAGGTGGTATCGGCGGTAACCCCAAAACTTGGGTTCGCCCCGAGCGAGTGCTCGGCGTCATGTCGCAGCCATTTGAAGCCGGACGGCTCGGCACGATCGAACAGACCGTACATGTTGTTGGGAAAACCGCCCCAGATGGACACGGGCGAATCCGGGTCGCCGGCGTAGTACGCGGAAATCATGTAAACGATCAGGTTATCCTCATCCAGATAGACGGGGTAGGCCGGGTTGGGTGTGCCGTCTGGATTCAGTCCTTTGACGCGCTGATAATTGGCGGCGTTGGCGCCGGTAAAACCCTGGTTTACAGCCAGGTTATGCAGCGCGTAGAAAGCGGCAAAATTACCGTCGCTGGCGGTGGTGACGTACCCCGGTTGACTGGTCTTGATGCAATCCCAATCTGCCGCGGCGCCACCAAGATACGTCTCCGCAAAGTCGGCGTCGCCGCGTTCCTGAGTTTCGTAAAGCCCCCAGTATTGGCCATTGAGATAGAGATGATAATAACGGCTGCGAGTATAGGGCATGCCCATGTCGCGTTGCGTATCACGCGAAAAAGTCTCGCGAATGAAGGTTTCACGGTCACTGTTCTCGAACGCCCACGAGTAGTTTTGCGAGCAACGCAAATCCACTTTGTCAAAACTATCCGCACCCTCGTCACCAAACAGCGGAAAATTCAACCGACCCGCACCGTAGGCGGAACGGAAGAACAGACGCAAACCATGTTTGGGGTTGCTCGTGCTCCGACTGTAAGCGCCGCGAATGCGCAGTCCGGCGTTGATTTGAAATTCATTGGTACTGCCGTGAACGGGATCAATCAGTTCCACTGAAACGGGGCGCTCCCAACTGCGACCGTCATTGCCCGGATTCACATAAATGCCGGTCTGCGGACTGAACAGATTGGCAAGGTCCGTCACGATGGACAGGGTGGGAATGCTGTTGGTCATTCCCTGGCGCAGACGGGCGCCATCGCCGGTCACGATGGCTGAGCGCATGCCGTATTCCATGGCGTGATTGTTCACGGCGCGATCCGCCGGCCAGCCCGGCGGCGGCGTGCTGCCTTGCTGCAATACGTCTTCCAGAAAGAGCCAGGTCACGGTGGTCACATTTTGCTGCACACTTTCCGGATCCACCACCGCCGCTCGCAACGTGGTGGTGACGCTGACCGGGACCGGCGCGGTGTAGAGCGGTGAATCCGCATTGGGGGTGCTGCCATCGAGTGTGTACCGGATTTCCGCGGCTGGCTCGGGGCTGCTCAGAGTGACATTGAAAGGCGCGGTTTTGTAGCCGCGCGGTTCGCTGGCGGTAACCACTGGCGTCGGCGCACTGCGCGGAGTGCCGTTGGGACCTCCGGGGGTGGGCACCGGAAAATAAGCCGCCTCAGTTTCCGGGGTGCGTTGTACGAGCCGTGGTTGAATGAGAAACTCTGTATCCGTGACAGTATTGTTCAGCGCGGTTATTTCCAACAGGTTGGTACCGACCACAAACGCCGCCGTGGGCACCACAAACGTCAGGGGTTGCAACGCCTCCTCCGCCGTGCGCGTGGTGGTTGCCGCGCTGTTCCAAAGCAACGGGGCCGGCACATTCAACGCGGTCAATGGCGTTCCGTTTAGTGATGCGGTAAAACCGTCCGCGCAACGCACCTGTAACTGCGCCGTGTAATCCGCTGGCCAGGGTTCATCCAGCTTGAAGCTCCATTCGGCATCGAGACGAGCGTTCACGCCCCGCATGTCGGAATCCACATCCGTGGTCACGTAAGCGCCGATGGCGCCCGCGTGGCGGAGGCCGTTGATGGCATCGCCCACCAGATGGAAGGCTTCGGACGAGAACCCAGCTTGAAAACCTTGCGCAGCGGATAATTCCAGCGAGGCGTCGCCGCCGTTCTCGTAAAAGATGAGCCATAGCGCGTAATCACCGGCGACCGGAAAATTAAAAGTGGAAAACGTCGTGCCGAATCCGCGCGGGTCCGGAAACTCGCCCACGAAATTCACTCCATGACCGCTCAAGCGCAGGCGAAAACCATCGTCGCTGCCCACCGCAAAAGTCCACTCGCCCGCGGTGGGAATATGAATGACGCCTTCCGCCACCACCACGAAGTTGTCCCGGTCCTCGCCAATATAAGCGTGCCCCGGAAAGGGTTCGTCGTTCACGAAGTAACCCGTCGAGCCATTGGCGTGAAAGTTGATGATCGCATGCGACTCAACGATTGGATAGGCCCGGTCGGTTTTCCAATAACCGCTGTTGGCGAGGCGCGCTTCGGCATCATCCACGTTCGCCATGCTCGAAGTCATTTCGTAGTAACGCACGGTGAACACGGCGTTGGAACCGGTGAAACCCAGGCCTCCGTTCGCCGCATGCCAGGGGGCCGTCCCGGTCGCGTTCGGCACGCGATAACGGGCCGAGGTCGCTGTGCCCACCAATTCATATTCACGCGCGGCTCGACCATAGGAAATATCCTCGAACTGCTCGGGAAACGTCGGGGCAAACTCGTCCTCGACCGTGACGCCATCGGGGCGAATGAGTCCCAGGTATTCACCGTTCTTCGACAGACTGAAATTGGCGTGCAGTTCGCCGTTGGTGATCGCTTCAGACGAACTATCGGCAAAGATGATCAAATAACCCTGAGCTGGAATCGTGACGCCATCGGGGATCCGCCATTGGGTGAGCGCCGTCGCGTTGTCCGTCAAATACCATCCGCTCAAGTCCACCGCCGCGGCGTCCGCATTAAACAGTTCGATCCAATCCGCCGCCACGCCCGCCGCGGTACGCAAGCCGTCCTCGTTGTCCGCGACAAACTCGTTAAGGCGCACCTGGGCCGGGGCCAGCGAAGCCATCAGCAACGGCAGCAATAAAAGCCGCAGCCACCGGCGACGCGCCCTGGCGGGAACTCCCGGGTGAGCGGCTGGAGAGGGAGTGCAGGTTTGGATCGAAGCTCGTTTAGTCATGTGCCGCGCAAAAATAAGCCATGCCGCCGCAATCGGCCACCAGTTTTTCAGGGGCAGTTTTTCAGCGCGGACAGCGGGCGGACCGCGCTACACGCCCAGCCACAGATCAACCGGCTTTTTCACCTGCGGCCGGAAGGGCAGCTTCACCTTTTGTCCGGTGCGCGCCGAAGCGTACGCGGCGTAGATCAATTCCAACACGGCGCGGCCATCCTCACCGGTGACGAGCGGCGGCTGGTTGTCGCGCACGCAGGAAATGAAATGTTTCAATTCCTGCGGATAACCTTGATTGAAGGCCTCCTCGAAAATGGCGAACGTCCAGCCTTTCGTTGCGCCCGCCTTCTCCATCGCGTAACCGTAACCGTTCTCGCTGTAAACCAGGGCGGCATTGCCGCGAAACAAATCAGCGTAACTCACGCCGCCGGTGCCATACACCTCCGCCCAATCCTCCATGCCGCCGAGCTTGGCCCAACTGTTCTCGGCGATGCCCGTGGTGCCGCCCTCGAACTCGACGATGACGACCGCATGTTCCTCGCCGCGCGTGCGCCCTTGATGAATCAGGCTGGTTTGCAAATGCGCCTGGACACTGAGCGCGTGCGGCCGACCGCCAAGCATCCAGCGAAACCACGCCAACGCATGGCAACCCATGTCCATGATCACACCGCCGCCTGACTGATTGATGTCGTAGAACCAATCACTGTGCGGGCCGTTATGTTTCTCAGCCTGCTTGAGCAAATAAATTTTCCCAAACGCGCCCTCGTTGGCCAACGCGCGCACCCGCTCGTACTTGGGCGCAAAGCACAGTTCCTCGGCATACATCAATTTCACTCCGGCAGCCTGACAGGCGGCGATCATCTCGTCGGCCTCCTCCAGCGTGAGACAAAACGGCTTCTCCAAAATGACGTGTTTCCCGGCGCGCGCGGCGGCCAGCACGGCCCGATGATGCAGAAAATTGGGCAGACACACATCCACCACCTCACAGTCGGACTGGGTGATGGCAGCTTCCAAATCGTCGAACCAGCGGGCGATCTGGTGTTTGCGCGCGAACGCCGCGGCCTTCTCCGCGTTGCGGGTGTACACCGCCACGACCTCCGCCTCGGGCACAAACCGACGATAGGATTCCAGATGTATGTCGGCGATGAAGCCGGCTCCGAGCAGTGCTACTTTGGTCTGACGCATAATTTTTCTCGCGTCATTCAGCCAGAAATTGAGCGCGCTGCAAACCTTGATTTTCCTGTCGCCCAATTGGAAACCAGCAACCTTGATCGAGAAAAGCCTGAGCAATCGCTCAGCACCGTCCGCGCAGCGCAACGTAAAAACCACGCGCCCCGATGCCCCTCCGGCCTCTGGCTGCAATCGTAATCTCCGCCGCGCGAACCCGGGCCTGACCAGCCACGGTGAAGGTGCCGCTGCGCGTGTTCATGGCGAATACGGCGAGGAGAGCACGACCCGAAAATCAATGCAACCTTAAATCGCGGATAATTGTTCTATCGATTCGCCATTCGCTCGTAATCCGGCCTTCGACTACGAGCGAGACGGGTGGAGTTTGTAGTCCCGCCTTCAGGCGGGGGCGAAGCCCAAGGAAGCGCATTACCGAGTGACTGCGTTGCTGCCGTCTAAAGCCGGAACTACGAGCGGGAAGGGCAAAGTTTGTAGTTCCGCCTTCAGGCGGGGGCGAAGCATAAGGCAGCGCATTACCGAGTAACCGCGTTGCGGCCGGCTGAAGCCGGAACTACGAGCGGGAAGGGTGGAGTTTGTGGTCTGCCTCCTCGTCGCAGCGCACGCTTGGCGCTCGACTGCCGGGCGGATAGCCCGACTGAAATCGCACCAGCTTGGGTCAATCCAAATCATCCGATGTTCGACGCGAGACGCGGCGAACCTGCACCCGAGACGGGTGCGCTCCCCAACCCATGCCCTCGTTTTCTTGCAGTTCGTAGCAACCGGTAGCATTTGGTCACAACGAAAATTCGGCTTGTAGTCAGAAGGTGTGAATCAATTGTCGGCGCCAGAGTCATCACCCGAGCCACTACAACTCCACGACGGCCAACCACCGGATGAACCGCAAACCACCTGAAATACGCGAAGTAAAATGGCAACCGGGAAAGCCGTTGTTCCCGTCCCGGTTTTCGCGTGGTTGGCGTATTTCGCGGTGATGATCATTGATTGTTGTGCCTCGTTTTACGTCCGCTGGTGAATGCCGCCAAGAGCGCTCCACACTGCAAATGCAGCCTCCAGAGCAATGCACCGCCCGCCCACTTTTCAATCAAAACCGGTTCAACGGCTCATGTTTGTTCGACATGAGTTGTCAAAACCAAGAACGGATCCCTTCATGTGGTTCACTTCACCGCTTGTGCGGGACGCTGGCTCGTTGCGCTTGCCACGTCTCAGCATTCTTCATGGCCCGCCGCAAAACGTCTCGATCCACTTCCCGTCTCTCGTCTTGGTTAATCCAGTTCAACCATTTTCGGACCAAGGCCCATTGCTGCTCCGTGAACAACTTCCATCGTTCCTGCCTCCATGCGCTCAGGTCTTTCTCGTTGATGGACTGAACGGCCTCCGCGATTTCGGGATTTTCTCCAAAGAGTTTTGATTCGGCATCCTTCAATGATTCGGGCCAATGGATTCCGCCATCGGCCAACATATTGATCAGCGAGTCCACGAGGAGACTGGTTTTCTCAACATCGGCTTGCGACTGCTTAATGAACGCCGGAAAAAAATAGTGGAACGCTCGAGGGTTTAACCAAGAGGCGATATCGAAGAGTTCTTGCAACAGATCCGCCCGAAGATCCTCCCACCTTCTGCCCACCAACTTTTCAGCCTCGGTGCGATCCAAATCGTATTCAGACGGCGATTCCCCCTCCGTGGCGCGAACCAAATCCTTGGGGTATTCGCGCTGAAAAGCTTGGTGCAGTTCTGCGTCCGAAATCGCGGTCATCTCGGCATCCTCCCTTTACAGCGGGCCTGTGCAGCCGTTCTTTACCTGGTAAGCGGTGCAATCCCCAATAACCTTCCAAGCGTCTGCCAACGCCTGCTGGTGACCAGGATCACCCCCAGAAAAACATTTTTTATGCAATCTGCTTCGTGCTAGTGCGAGTCCCAACCATGCGCCTGATTTGGCCCTGAGAACTGCGCAGCTATCGCCGCTGTTGCATTTGCCCATAGCTCCCGCAGCTTTCTTTGCGACCTGAACAGCGGCGGCTAACACACAGCATTCTTTGCTCACACCGAGCGTGTCCAATAAATCACTGATGCACTCCTGCTGCATCGCTGGCGTCGGTAGCTTCATGCAAGCTTCCATAGCGCCATCAATACTTGAAATCGCAAGGCCGAGAGAGTCGGTCCGGTCCACGGGATTGTTCTGAACAAAAGTGTAAAGGTTCGGCCCGTCGCCAAGAAGATTCACCTTGCCATGCCGGAGCGTTTCAAATCCCGGTTCGCCGAGCGGGTCGCAATTTGGCCACCGTTGCCAGTTGGGTGAATAGAAGCGGTAGCCGTAATAATACAGGCCGCTTCGTTCGTGTTGCTCCTTGCTGCTGAACCGGTACCCGTTGGCCACTGCTAGACTGCCACTGGCTCCGGCCAGGTTTCCATACGCGTCATACCGGTAACTCGCCGCCAAACCTTCACCCGCAGTCATCAGGTAGGTGATGTTCCCATTCCCATCCGCATGGTAATAATTATGCGTGCTCCAGTTGCCATGCCCGGCGTTGTAACCATCACGCCACGACTGCCAACTAACGGATGAACCGCGAACCACCCGAAATACGCGAAAGGAAATGGCAGCCGGGAAAGCCGTTGTTCCCGTCCCAGTTTTCGCGTGGTTGGCGTATTTCGCGGTGGAGATCATTGTTTGTTGTGCCTCGTTTTACGCCCGCTGGTGAATTCCGTCAAGTGTACTCCACAACGCAAATGCAGCATCCAAGGCCGTGGCGCTCCCGCTGCGAGTGGCATTGGTCAGTTCGTTCAGATTGGCCACACCAAAGGTCTGCACCAGCGCGTTATTGGTGCGGCGTTGGAGGGTGCGTCAGGCAGGTGCGGCATGGCTTAACGGTCCGGCAGGGTGCTGGTGAAGCGGTAACTTCCAGAAGCGAGGTTGAAAATGGCGTGGCCATTGGCGTAATGGACAAAGGATACGCCGTCCACGCGGGTCAGGGCTTGGCCGCGTTCCGTCACCTCGTCCACGTTGGTGGCGGGAACCGACACGGTGGCGGTGCTGTTGGCCGGGAGGGTGATCTCCCAGTTGAACTTGGCGCCGTCGCGCTTCCAGGCGCTGCGGATGAGTCCGTAGGGGGAGGCGTGGGTGGCGGTGACGAATTGCAGATCGCCCACCGGATGCGGTTGCATGAGCAGTTGTTTGAAGCCGGGTTGGGCGGGTTTGATGCCGGCCAGCGCTTCGTAGAACCAGGTGGTCAGGTCGCCCACCAGCATGACGTGATTATGCGAGTTCATGGCGGGATCGGCGGTGTCTCCGTTCCAAAGTTCCCAGACGGTGGTGGCGCCTTTTTCCACCATGTAACCCCAGCTCGGATAAGTGGTGTTGGTGGCGAATTGATAAACCAGATCGGCCCGACCGCCGTCCGTGAGCACGCGATTGAGCCATTGGCCGCCGATCAATCCCGTGCCGATGTGACCGTGGGTGTCGTTCGTGATTTTATCCACCAGATGTTGGAACACGCGGTCGCGCTGGCCGGTCGGGACGAGTCCCAAGGCGAGCGGCAGCACGCAGGAGGTTTGCGAGCCGTTGTCGTAATAACCTTGCTCGGGATTGAAATACTTTTCGTTCAAGGCGGTTTTCAATTGCGCCGCAAGCTGGGTGAACCGCTCGCGGTCGGCGGGGTACTCCAGCATTTCCGCGTAGCGGGACATCAGTTGGAGGCAATGGTAAAAATAGCTGGTCGCGAGAATGGCGGGCGCGGTCTTGCGCAACGGATCGCGCGAGTGAATGAACGCGGGGTCTTCCGGCGGCACGCACCAATCGCCGTAGGTGTCTTTCGCAATGATGCCGTTGGTGATGTAGGCGCGCATGTGGTCCACCCACTGGACCATGCCGGGATAGCGTCCGGCGATGAGGGAGGTGTCGGCATACTGTTGGTACATGTTTCCCGGAATGATGACGGCGCTGCTGGGCCAGGTGACGTCGTCGTTGTAGATGGGCCAATAACTCGGCGCCACGTCGGGGATGCTGCCGTTGTCGCGTTGCGCGTCCAACATGTCCTGCGTCCACTTGGCGTAAAGGGCGGCCACGTCAAACAGATACGTTTCGCCTTTGGATTCCTCCGAACGATCCCCGAGCCAGCCCTGGCGTTCATCGCGTTGCGGGCAATCCGTCGGGACGCTGCGGTAATTGCCGCGCACGCCCCAGATGATGTTTTGATAGAAGCGATTGATGGTTGGTTGCGAACAGGCGAATTCGCCCGCCGTGGCCACGTCGTCGTTCACAACGCAGCCTTCCAGCGCGTTCAAACCGGGTTGACCGGGAAAGCCGGTGACTTCCACGTAACGAAAGCCGTGGTAGGTGAAACGCGGTTCGTAAATTTCCGTGCCCTGGCCTTTCAGGGTGTAACGATCGGTGACTTTGGCGCCGCGGATGTTGTCGAGAAACAGCGAGCCGTCGGGCTTGAGCGTTTCGGCGTGACGCAGCGATACCGTGGTGCCGGCGGGACCGCGCACTTGCAGGCGGCACCAACCCACGATGTTTTGCCCGAGATCGTAAATGAACACGCCCGGTCGGATTTCGTTCACGCGGCGCGGTTTGATTTTTCCGGTGACGCGGATTGGCTCGATCATTTGCGCGGCGAGCCGTCCTCCGGGAGCGGCGACGGTTTGCGCGGCGGCCCAGGCGCGGTCATCAAAACCACTTTCCGCCCAGCCGGAGAGTTCCTGGCGCGCATCGTAATCTTCCCCGTCGTATTCGTTGTTGGCGGTGATGGGGCCGGCCGTGGTCAATTTCCACGAGCCATCGCTGACGATGGTGTCGCGGGTGCCATCGGTGTATTCCAGTTCGAGTTGCAACAACAGTTTGGGGAAACCGTAGGTGGTCGTGCCGAGGGGTTCAGTGGTGCGAGGAGCGTAATAGCGACCGTTGCCGAGCCAGACGCCGAGGGCGTTGCGACCGGATCTAATCTGCTGGGTGACGTCGTGAGTCACGTAGAAAACGCGCCGGGGATATTCACTCAAGGCGGGGGACAAAACGTGATCGCTCACCTTGCGGCCGTTCAGATAAAGCTCGGACAATCCCAGGCCGCTGAGGTAGGCGGTGGCGCGCCGCACTTTTTTGGCCGCGACAAATTCCTTGCGCAACATGCGTGCGGCCAACTGGCGGGCATCCGGAACGTGGATTTCGCCCCACGGCGCCATGCCAACGCGACCCAGCACCCGCGCAGGAACCCAGGCGGAATCATCGTAATCCAACGCCGTCCAGACCCCGGATTCCCGGTCGGTGGTTTTCCACTGGCCATCGGTTTCGATTACCAGCGGTTCGCCCGTTTCAAATTCGATGCGCAACGCGCCGAGCAATCCGGCGGGGTTGGGATCGGTACCCGTATTTTTAACCCAGGCACCAATGACATTTCGGCCTGGCTGCAGACTGTGGGTGACGTCCATGGCCGTGGTGATTTTGAAATTGTTTCCAGTCCCGGCGTGCCGGGCGTTGACGGCGCAGGCCCATTCGTTGTCGCCGGTCAAGTGCAGCGTGGCCGTTTTGATGGTGCGGTTGGCGGGCAACTCAAAAGTCCGACGAAAATAGCGGGTGGCAACGGGCGCGGCGGCCTCCGGTTGGCCCTCGGGAAACCAGATCCACGAGCCGGTGGTAAAACGCGCGTTGCTCTCGGGTTCATCCCGTCCAATCCATTGCCCCCGCCAATCGGAAGGTTGCAACAAACCCATGCTCCACGCCGCGGGTTTGCTCCACGCAGACGCCTTGCCCGCCTCATCCCAGACGCGGACCCGCCAGAAGCATGACTGTTGGGAAGCCAATGGTTTTCCGGCATAGGGAACGAGCACCGATTGATCGGAAGTGATTTTGCCCGAGTCCCATAAATCCGCCTGCCCGGATTTCAGTTTGGCGACGGAACTGGCGACGAGGATTTCGTAAGCGGTCTGGCGGGCGCCGCGTTGCCGGGATTCCAACTGCCAACTGAGTCGCGGCGATTTCACATCAATGCCTTGCGGCTGCTCGAGGAATTCGCAGCGGAGCTTGACGACCTCAACCGCCGTGGCGGCGCAGCCGCACCAAAGCAGGCCAACGGTGATCGCGAGAAGTTGTTGCCAGAATTTGCCAGAACGCATCGCTTTCATAGGCCGACAGCTTTACCGAAGCGCGCGTTCGGGTCACGGTGAAAATGCGCCGGACGCGTCCCTCCCAAGCGAAGAAAGACAAGGGAATGGTGGGCAGAGGAATGGGTATTGGGGGAGCACCGCCGTCCTCGGCGGTAGTCGTTCGCGTCTCGCGGACGATATCCGGTTGTAAAGTAAAAGGCCACCGAGGCACAGAGAAGGAGGCGAATTACGAGGGATGATTTACGAAGGACGAGACGTGGGGTGGTGGGGCGCACTCCGGACGGAACTTGTGGAATTCATAGATTGACCAGCCGTTCGGAAAACCTCATTGTCCCGACATAATGATCTGCCGACGACCAACCCTTGGCAACTATCGCGGACCTGAATGTTAAGCCGGCCGCTGCACACGCCATGACCACTCAACGCGACATCCCTGGCAACATCGCTCGCTGGCTCTTTCGCATCGGCATTATCTGGGCAGTGATACTTCTGCTTCCGACTGTCGGAGCGTTGCTATCTGCCTTCGACCGCGCGTGGCGTATGTGGCTGTTGGGTGTTTATTTTCTTGTTGGATATGGTGTGTGGATTGGCTGGCGGTGGCGCAGCCGACAGTGCC comes from the Verrucomicrobiia bacterium genome and includes:
- a CDS encoding glycoside hydrolase family 78 protein, which encodes MKAMRSGKFWQQLLAITVGLLWCGCAATAVEVVKLRCEFLEQPQGIDVKSPRLSWQLESRQRGARQTAYEILVASSVAKLKSGQADLWDSGKITSDQSVLVPYAGKPLASQQSCFWRVRVWDEAGKASAWSKPAAWSMGLLQPSDWRGQWIGRDEPESNARFTTGSWIWFPEGQPEAAAPVATRYFRRTFELPANRTIKTATLHLTGDNEWACAVNARHAGTGNNFKITTAMDVTHSLQPGRNVIGAWVKNTGTDPNPAGLLGALRIEFETGEPLVIETDGQWKTTDRESGVWTALDYDDSAWVPARVLGRVGMAPWGEIHVPDARQLAARMLRKEFVAAKKVRRATAYLSGLGLSELYLNGRKVSDHVLSPALSEYPRRVFYVTHDVTQQIRSGRNALGVWLGNGRYYAPRTTEPLGTTTYGFPKLLLQLELEYTDGTRDTIVSDGSWKLTTAGPITANNEYDGEDYDARQELSGWAESGFDDRAWAAAQTVAAPGGRLAAQMIEPIRVTGKIKPRRVNEIRPGVFIYDLGQNIVGWCRLQVRGPAGTTVSLRHAETLKPDGSLFLDNIRGAKVTDRYTLKGQGTEIYEPRFTYHGFRYVEVTGFPGQPGLNALEGCVVNDDVATAGEFACSQPTINRFYQNIIWGVRGNYRSVPTDCPQRDERQGWLGDRSEESKGETYLFDVAALYAKWTQDMLDAQRDNGSIPDVAPSYWPIYNDDVTWPSSAVIIPGNMYQQYADTSLIAGRYPGMVQWVDHMRAYITNGIIAKDTYGDWCVPPEDPAFIHSRDPLRKTAPAILATSYFYHCLQLMSRYAEMLEYPADRERFTQLAAQLKTALNEKYFNPEQGYYDNGSQTSCVLPLALGLVPTGQRDRVFQHLVDKITNDTHGHIGTGLIGGQWLNRVLTDGGRADLVYQFATNTTYPSWGYMVEKGATTVWELWNGDTADPAMNSHNHVMLVGDLTTWFYEALAGIKPAQPGFKQLLMQPHPVGDLQFVTATHASPYGLIRSAWKRDGAKFNWEITLPANSTATVSVPATNVDEVTERGQALTRVDGVSFVHYANGHAIFNLASGSYRFTSTLPDR
- a CDS encoding Gfo/Idh/MocA family oxidoreductase — protein: MRQTKVALLGAGFIADIHLESYRRFVPEAEVVAVYTRNAEKAAAFARKHQIARWFDDLEAAITQSDCEVVDVCLPNFLHHRAVLAAARAGKHVILEKPFCLTLEEADEMIAACQAAGVKLMYAEELCFAPKYERVRALANEGAFGKIYLLKQAEKHNGPHSDWFYDINQSGGGVIMDMGCHALAWFRWMLGGRPHALSVQAHLQTSLIHQGRTRGEEHAVVIVEFEGGTTGIAENSWAKLGGMEDWAEVYGTGGVSYADLFRGNAALVYSENGYGYAMEKAGATKGWTFAIFEEAFNQGYPQELKHFISCVRDNQPPLVTGEDGRAVLELIYAAYASARTGQKVKLPFRPQVKKPVDLWLGV
- a CDS encoding lamin tail domain-containing protein, which gives rise to MTKRASIQTCTPSPAAHPGVPARARRRWLRLLLLPLLMASLAPAQVRLNEFVADNEDGLRTAAGVAADWIELFNADAAAVDLSGWYLTDNATALTQWRIPDGVTIPAQGYLIIFADSSSEAITNGELHANFSLSKNGEYLGLIRPDGVTVEDEFAPTFPEQFEDISYGRAAREYELVGTATSARYRVPNATGTAPWHAANGGLGFTGSNAVFTVRYYEMTSSMANVDDAEARLANSGYWKTDRAYPIVESHAIINFHANGSTGYFVNDEPFPGHAYIGEDRDNFVVVAEGVIHIPTAGEWTFAVGSDDGFRLRLSGHGVNFVGEFPDPRGFGTTFSTFNFPVAGDYALWLIFYENGGDASLELSAAQGFQAGFSSEAFHLVGDAINGLRHAGAIGAYVTTDVDSDMRGVNARLDAEWSFKLDEPWPADYTAQLQVRCADGFTASLNGTPLTALNVPAPLLWNSAATTTRTAEEALQPLTFVVPTAAFVVGTNLLEITALNNTVTDTEFLIQPRLVQRTPETEAAYFPVPTPGGPNGTPRSAPTPVVTASEPRGYKTAPFNVTLSSPEPAAEIRYTLDGSTPNADSPLYTAPVPVSVTTTLRAAVVDPESVQQNVTTVTWLFLEDVLQQGSTPPPGWPADRAVNNHAMEYGMRSAIVTGDGARLRQGMTNSIPTLSIVTDLANLFSPQTGIYVNPGNDGRSWERPVSVELIDPVHGSTNEFQINAGLRIRGAYSRSTSNPKHGLRLFFRSAYGAGRLNFPLFGDEGADSFDKVDLRCSQNYSWAFENSDRETFIRETFSRDTQRDMGMPYTRSRYYHLYLNGQYWGLYETQERGDADFAETYLGGAAADWDCIKTSQPGYVTTASDGNFAAFYALHNLAVNQGFTGANAANYQRVKGLNPDGTPNPAYPVYLDEDNLIVYMISAYYAGDPDSPVSIWGGFPNNMYGLFDRAEPSGFKWLRHDAEHSLGANPSFGVTADTTSAGESFTEQYRFNPATLHLRLIQHPEYRRRFADLVQKHLFGDGALTPANAQNRFLSRMNEIDLAVIGESARWGRGKTRDGTWLPACNEVLNNYLTQRRDIVVGQFRARGWFPAIAAPAYSAMNQTVPNGSTLHISAPTTFYYTTNGTDPRLPDGTINPAAFLVTTTNPPTGPQTLIARGANWRYYDFGTEPPNLGGVSWREVGYSDGGWAQGPATLGFAGAAPANPVATVTRRYVSGSSGPQVTTTYFRTTFTVAATNANPALLMEILRDDGAVVYLNGTEILRENMNFGPDTYGTYSAGIAGSPDQNTYFSRSADVAHLLRVGANALTVSLHQCNETSSDLYFDFSLVQPGDDAHVAVDLVVSHDLELKARAFQAGEWSALSENHLTVQRPPVDYSGLRVTELMYAPVAPEPESPYKNDDFAWLELRNTGGSALDLEGVQFAAGINQTFAPLLLNPGARLVLAKNPEAFATRYATNGLTLVAWASGNLARGGELLSLVTPAGSNILSFTYSRLWYPETYNTGYSLVVVDPAAEESVWSTAANWRPSGVLGGTPGRADAPAFTHTSLTPDGQLQLATTGWEGTVELWRTADFQTWTPCDPAAWSQVDGTVTVNLQHPSLVGAPYQFFQLRLSE